From Homo sapiens chromosome 6, GRCh38.p14 Primary Assembly, the proteins below share one genomic window:
- the NRM gene encoding nurim isoform 3 (isoform 3 is encoded by transcript variant 3), whose protein sequence is MAPALLLIPAALASFILAFGTGVEFVRFTSLRPLLGGIPESGGPDARQGWLAALQDRSILAPLAWDLGLLLLFVGQHSLMAAERVKAWTSRYFGVLQRSLYVACTALALQV, encoded by the exons ATGGCCCCTGCACTGCTCCTGATCCCTGCTGCCCTCGCCTCTTTCATCCTGGCCTTTGGCACCGGAGTGGAGTTCGTGCGCTTTACCTCCCTTCGGCCACTTCTTGGAGGGATCCCGGAGTCTGGTGGTCCGG ATGCCCGCCAGGGATGGCTGGCTGCCCTGCAGGACCGCAGCATCCTTGCCCCCCTGGCATGGGATCTGGGGCTCCTGCTTCTATTTGTTGGGCAGCACAGCCTCATGGCAGCTGAAAGAGTGAAGGCATGGACATCCCGGTACTTTGGGGTCCTTCAGAGGTCACTGTATGTGGCCTGCACTGCCCTGGCCTTGCAGGTATGA